From a single Lates calcarifer isolate ASB-BC8 linkage group LG12, TLL_Latcal_v3, whole genome shotgun sequence genomic region:
- the bin2b gene encoding bridging integrator 2b isoform X2: MLDQNTSQVLQKLGKTMETKDEQFELCFQNLNKQQVDGGRLFKDVKAYYAAVKAVHETSKRLSQTLRDIYESDWNGVEDLAVITESEDLLWNDYEEKLSDQIVRTMENYTSQFPEVKERVAKRGRKLVDYDSARHHLEALQSAKKKDEAKIAKAEEEFNKAQNVFEEINNELREELPVLHQSRIGCYVTVFQNISNLRDVFYKEMSVLNRELYNVMKKLETQHSGKNFIIKGLNSTSGKSKKRKSLVISNPIPCNTAFPADHVSIHSSTQNGKDAVPSSPTQQTQSITEETNPPEESSISSKDVNSSDSDLSSSGTNTPKRQSVCDNENSSRGTGGQSPEEEEEEEEAAAEAEAEAEAEAEAEAELSTNQSDDSGVGVQKSEAASQEVSNPSDSADSDAPQSPEQENVSDPPSEEAEPKPAPVPAPRLSFHSTDKCPLLPDVEQEETEEAPVNQETTESGDDFSSHSPPGFLYKGVALESHAASGEGLLQFEEGDIILVLADTQEVCACSCKAYLTSCGTSKIEEIEKDTFPVMSVTIFGCSLNNQKFRPVHCRPVSDLDVHTADDALFITAHHMFALVFFLREFLFLLWVTSPTTVRDFHCR, from the exons ATGCTAGACCAAAATACCAGCCAG GTCCTTCAGAAACTGGGCAAAACCATGGAGACCAAGGATGAACAGTTTGAGCTATGTTTCCAGAACCTCAATAAACAACAG GTCGATGGAGGCAGGTTGTTTAAAGACGTAAAAGCCTACTACGCAGCAGTGAAAG CTGTGCATGAGACATCCAAGCGGCTGTCCCAGACGTTGCGAGACATCTACGAGTCAGACTGGAACGGCGTGGAGGACCTTGCTGTCATTACAGAA AGTGAAGACTTGCTTTGGAACGACTATGAAGAGAAACTGAGTGACCAAATTGTCCGCACAATGGAGAACTACACAAGCCAGTTCCCAGAGGTCAAG GAGCGAGTTGCAAAACGTGGTCGCAAGCTGGTGGACTATGACTCAGCGCGTCACCACCTGGAGGCACTACAGAGTGCCAAGAAAAAGGATGAGGCCAAAATAGCAAAG GCAGAAGAAGAGTTTAACAAGGCCCAGAATGTCTTTGAAGAGATAAATAATGAGCTGAGGGAGGAGCTGCCTGTTCTCCATCAGAG cCGTATAGGTTGCTATGTGACAGTGTTCCAAAACATATCAAACCTGAGAGATGTCTTCTATAAGGAAATGAGTGTG CTGAACCGTGAGCTTTACAACGTGATGAAGAAACTAGAGACTCAGCACTCTGGAAAAAATTTCATCATCAAGGGTCTGAACAG CACATCAGGCAAGTCAAAGAAGAGAAAGTCCCTGGTTATTTCCAATCCCATTCCCTGCAATACTGCCTTCCCAGCTGACCATGTCTCCATCCATTCCTCCACCCAAAACGGAAAAGACGCTGTGCCCTCTTCCCCCACCCAACAAACTCAAAGTATCACCGAAGAAACCAACCCACCAGAAGAGAGCAGCATCTCATCCAAAGACGTCAACTCGTCAGACTCTGATCTCAGCTCCAGCGGCACCAACACACCCAAGAGGCAGTCGGTATGTGACAATGAGAACAGCAGCAGGGGCACAGGAGGCCAAAGtccggaggaggaggaggaggaggaggaggcagcagctgaagctgaagctgaagcagaagcagaagcgGAAGCGGAAGCAGAGCTCTCTACAAACCAGTCGGATGACTCTGGGGTGGGAGTCCAAAAGTCAGAGGCAGCAAGTCAGGAAGTGTCCAATCCCTCTGATTCTGCAGACAGTGATGCCCCACAGAGTCCTGAGCAGGAGAATGTAAGTGATCCACCATCAGAGGAGGCCGAGCCCAAACCTGCACCAGTTCCTGCTCCTCGCCTTTCCTTCCACTCCACAGACAAATGCCCCCTCCTGCCTGATGTAGAGCAGGAAGAGACGGAGGAAGCGCCGGTTAACCAGGAGACCACTGAATCAGGAGATGACTTCAGTTCCCACAGTCCACCTGGCTTCTTATACAAG GGGGTGGCACTAGAGAGCCATGCAGCATCTGGAGAAGGCCTGCTCCAATTTGAAGAGGGAGACATCATCCTGGTACTTGCTGACACTCAAGAGGTTTGTGCGTGTTCTTGTAAAGCATATCTCACTTCCTGTGGAACTTCAAAGATAGaagagatagaaaaagacacatttccAGTAATGTCTGTTACCATTTTTGGTTGTTCTCTGAACAACCAAAAGTTTAGGCCAGTGCATTGCAGGCCTGTTTCGGATCTTGATGTGCATACTGCTGATGATGCACTTTTCATCACAGCACATCACATGTTtgctttagttttctttttgagagaatttttatttctcctgtgGGTAACTAGTCCAACCACAGTGAGAGATTTCCACTGCAGATAA
- the bin2b gene encoding bridging integrator 2b isoform X1 — MAENKMGPNLQAGAGFLAKRVQKSLNRAQEKVLQKLGKTMETKDEQFELCFQNLNKQQVDGGRLFKDVKAYYAAVKAVHETSKRLSQTLRDIYESDWNGVEDLAVITESEDLLWNDYEEKLSDQIVRTMENYTSQFPEVKERVAKRGRKLVDYDSARHHLEALQSAKKKDEAKIAKAEEEFNKAQNVFEEINNELREELPVLHQSRIGCYVTVFQNISNLRDVFYKEMSVLNRELYNVMKKLETQHSGKNFIIKGLNSTSGKSKKRKSLVISNPIPCNTAFPADHVSIHSSTQNGKDAVPSSPTQQTQSITEETNPPEESSISSKDVNSSDSDLSSSGTNTPKRQSVCDNENSSRGTGGQSPEEEEEEEEAAAEAEAEAEAEAEAEAELSTNQSDDSGVGVQKSEAASQEVSNPSDSADSDAPQSPEQENVSDPPSEEAEPKPAPVPAPRLSFHSTDKCPLLPDVEQEETEEAPVNQETTESGDDFSSHSPPGFLYKGVALESHAASGEGLLQFEEGDIILVLADTQEVCACSCKAYLTSCGTSKIEEIEKDTFPVMSVTIFGCSLNNQKFRPVHCRPVSDLDVHTADDALFITAHHMFALVFFLREFLFLLWVTSPTTVRDFHCR; from the exons GTCCTTCAGAAACTGGGCAAAACCATGGAGACCAAGGATGAACAGTTTGAGCTATGTTTCCAGAACCTCAATAAACAACAG GTCGATGGAGGCAGGTTGTTTAAAGACGTAAAAGCCTACTACGCAGCAGTGAAAG CTGTGCATGAGACATCCAAGCGGCTGTCCCAGACGTTGCGAGACATCTACGAGTCAGACTGGAACGGCGTGGAGGACCTTGCTGTCATTACAGAA AGTGAAGACTTGCTTTGGAACGACTATGAAGAGAAACTGAGTGACCAAATTGTCCGCACAATGGAGAACTACACAAGCCAGTTCCCAGAGGTCAAG GAGCGAGTTGCAAAACGTGGTCGCAAGCTGGTGGACTATGACTCAGCGCGTCACCACCTGGAGGCACTACAGAGTGCCAAGAAAAAGGATGAGGCCAAAATAGCAAAG GCAGAAGAAGAGTTTAACAAGGCCCAGAATGTCTTTGAAGAGATAAATAATGAGCTGAGGGAGGAGCTGCCTGTTCTCCATCAGAG cCGTATAGGTTGCTATGTGACAGTGTTCCAAAACATATCAAACCTGAGAGATGTCTTCTATAAGGAAATGAGTGTG CTGAACCGTGAGCTTTACAACGTGATGAAGAAACTAGAGACTCAGCACTCTGGAAAAAATTTCATCATCAAGGGTCTGAACAG CACATCAGGCAAGTCAAAGAAGAGAAAGTCCCTGGTTATTTCCAATCCCATTCCCTGCAATACTGCCTTCCCAGCTGACCATGTCTCCATCCATTCCTCCACCCAAAACGGAAAAGACGCTGTGCCCTCTTCCCCCACCCAACAAACTCAAAGTATCACCGAAGAAACCAACCCACCAGAAGAGAGCAGCATCTCATCCAAAGACGTCAACTCGTCAGACTCTGATCTCAGCTCCAGCGGCACCAACACACCCAAGAGGCAGTCGGTATGTGACAATGAGAACAGCAGCAGGGGCACAGGAGGCCAAAGtccggaggaggaggaggaggaggaggaggcagcagctgaagctgaagctgaagcagaagcagaagcgGAAGCGGAAGCAGAGCTCTCTACAAACCAGTCGGATGACTCTGGGGTGGGAGTCCAAAAGTCAGAGGCAGCAAGTCAGGAAGTGTCCAATCCCTCTGATTCTGCAGACAGTGATGCCCCACAGAGTCCTGAGCAGGAGAATGTAAGTGATCCACCATCAGAGGAGGCCGAGCCCAAACCTGCACCAGTTCCTGCTCCTCGCCTTTCCTTCCACTCCACAGACAAATGCCCCCTCCTGCCTGATGTAGAGCAGGAAGAGACGGAGGAAGCGCCGGTTAACCAGGAGACCACTGAATCAGGAGATGACTTCAGTTCCCACAGTCCACCTGGCTTCTTATACAAG GGGGTGGCACTAGAGAGCCATGCAGCATCTGGAGAAGGCCTGCTCCAATTTGAAGAGGGAGACATCATCCTGGTACTTGCTGACACTCAAGAGGTTTGTGCGTGTTCTTGTAAAGCATATCTCACTTCCTGTGGAACTTCAAAGATAGaagagatagaaaaagacacatttccAGTAATGTCTGTTACCATTTTTGGTTGTTCTCTGAACAACCAAAAGTTTAGGCCAGTGCATTGCAGGCCTGTTTCGGATCTTGATGTGCATACTGCTGATGATGCACTTTTCATCACAGCACATCACATGTTtgctttagttttctttttgagagaatttttatttctcctgtgGGTAACTAGTCCAACCACAGTGAGAGATTTCCACTGCAGATAA